From Butyrivibrio proteoclasticus B316, the proteins below share one genomic window:
- a CDS encoding KAP family P-loop NTPase fold protein produces the protein MTQNNNYVIASSDLPASEDSFGIKNYIASMADFLMTCATPLTVSIQGSWGTGKTSIMKMIEKELDKDKCSFVEFNTWQFSQFNMESNLSETLIKSLIAKIDPEKGKSKNMNALFTTLSVIKYAGMPIVEKATGLGSFGELFKTAMDAVSKQMGGADPANPVNIMNKIKEEFTKSVNENPKERIIIFIDDLDRLEPRKAVELLEVLKNFLDCEKCVFVLAIDYDVVCRGVAEKYNFDFKDPVNYKKGKDFFDKIIQVPFKMPVEQYNIESYLEKQLTAVVVDGKPVIDGNDNIAIYEGLVRNSIGTNPRAIKRLKNSYQLLCMIVSRNHDLDLKECKLLIFATLCLQELDYSVYKAIVQVKDDLSPEMLQCLCDIDSNLERVMEYYPDIDFKKIDKPRVEAFISGLIDVLDTNKDDPLSKPELVPLIKVMKIASITGTDAPQAEGKKQRTAYTYDGKIYEKQGAGLKLYDLMWDLIVNEVIDESWNYQQLHDYIVDLSRKAKCKWISSRMLVRDVEKKEDWLMERPIELSDGTKVYLYRWWPSNDIDKFLNALSITGKVVECEKVGE, from the coding sequence ATGACACAGAACAACAATTATGTAATTGCATCATCTGACCTTCCTGCATCAGAGGATTCTTTTGGAATAAAGAACTATATAGCTAGTATGGCAGATTTTTTAATGACATGCGCAACACCGCTTACGGTGTCTATTCAGGGAAGCTGGGGAACAGGAAAAACTTCTATCATGAAGATGATTGAGAAAGAGTTGGATAAGGATAAATGCAGTTTTGTTGAGTTTAATACATGGCAATTTTCTCAGTTTAACATGGAAAGTAATCTTTCAGAAACACTTATTAAGAGTCTGATTGCAAAGATTGATCCTGAAAAGGGAAAGTCCAAAAACATGAATGCCTTGTTTACAACACTTTCTGTGATTAAATATGCGGGAATGCCAATTGTAGAGAAAGCAACAGGTCTTGGTTCATTTGGTGAGTTGTTTAAAACTGCAATGGATGCTGTATCGAAACAGATGGGTGGAGCGGATCCAGCAAATCCTGTTAACATAATGAATAAAATAAAAGAGGAGTTTACTAAAAGTGTAAACGAAAACCCTAAAGAACGAATCATTATTTTTATAGATGATCTTGATAGGCTGGAGCCAAGGAAAGCAGTAGAACTCCTTGAAGTATTAAAGAATTTTCTAGATTGTGAGAAATGCGTATTCGTTCTTGCGATAGACTATGATGTGGTCTGCAGGGGAGTTGCGGAAAAGTATAATTTTGATTTCAAGGATCCTGTAAATTACAAAAAGGGAAAAGACTTTTTTGATAAGATCATACAGGTTCCGTTCAAGATGCCTGTAGAACAATATAATATAGAATCTTACCTTGAGAAACAATTGACTGCTGTAGTTGTGGATGGAAAGCCAGTAATAGACGGCAATGATAATATAGCTATTTATGAAGGATTGGTAAGGAACTCTATTGGAACTAACCCTAGAGCTATCAAACGTCTCAAGAACAGCTATCAGTTATTGTGCATGATTGTCAGCAGAAATCATGATCTGGATCTAAAAGAGTGTAAATTACTTATTTTTGCGACATTATGTCTTCAAGAATTAGATTATTCTGTTTACAAGGCAATAGTTCAGGTGAAAGATGATCTATCTCCGGAAATGTTGCAATGCTTATGCGATATTGATTCTAACCTTGAAAGAGTTATGGAGTATTATCCTGATATTGACTTCAAAAAAATCGATAAGCCGAGGGTGGAGGCGTTTATAAGTGGTCTTATCGATGTTCTAGACACAAATAAAGACGATCCGCTCAGCAAGCCAGAGCTTGTGCCACTTATTAAAGTTATGAAGATTGCATCCATAACGGGAACTGATGCTCCTCAGGCAGAAGGTAAAAAACAGAGAACTGCATATACCTATGATGGTAAGATTTATGAAAAGCAAGGTGCGGGATTAAAGCTGTATGATTTGATGTGGGATTTAATTGTTAATGAAGTTATCGATGAATCCTGGAACTATCAACAGTTACATGATTATATAGTTGACCTTTCGCGGAAAGCAAAATGTAAATGGATTAGCTCAAGGATGCTTGTTAGGGATGTTGAGAAGAAAGAGGATTGGCTTATGGAAAGGCCTATAGAACTTTCGGATGGGACTAAGGTTTATCTGTATAGATGGTGGCCTTCTAATGACATCGATAAATTTTTAAATGCGTTAAGTATAACTGGAAAAGTAGTGGAATGCGAAAAAGTCGGAGAATAA
- a CDS encoding Mor transcription activator family protein translates to MNISENTTTDIFKNSSVEYRNEEVIVINSNPDRYSGVYKEMADLLGDAAAVKIWKRFSGLNISFPQRLYSKEFTRQFIEENMETMRPHDIARNVNLSERRIRQIINEIKNEKENGRNA, encoded by the coding sequence ATGAATATTTCAGAGAACACAACAACTGATATTTTCAAAAACTCTTCTGTAGAATATAGAAATGAGGAGGTGATAGTCATAAACAGCAATCCAGACCGTTATAGCGGAGTTTATAAAGAAATGGCTGATTTGCTAGGCGATGCTGCAGCAGTAAAGATCTGGAAGCGCTTTTCAGGTCTGAATATCTCCTTTCCGCAAAGACTATACTCAAAGGAATTCACTAGACAGTTTATCGAAGAAAACATGGAAACCATGCGTCCTCATGATATAGCCAGGAATGTGAACCTTTCAGAAAGAAGGATAAGGCAAATCATTAACGAGATAAAAAACGAAAAAGAAAATGGGAGAAACGCTTAA